AAACCCGCGATCAAGACATACAAGCCGGAGGCTGGGCGGATCGGTAAGAGTTACAGCATGAAAATGCAGAATAGCAGATCTGGAGCGGCACGCGGTTTCACTTTGATCGAGTTATTGGTCGTCATCGCCATCATCGCGATTTTGGCGGGCATGCTCTTGCCCGCCCTCTCGAGGGCAAAGTTGAAGGCGGGCGGGATCGCCTGCCTGAACAACGCAAAACAACTCGGCCTGGCCTACGTCATGTATGGACAGGATTTCGACGACGTCTGTCTGGGACCTTTTTCCAGTCGGATGGCGCCGGCCTGGGTCGAAGGCGGCATGTTTGGCGCCGCGGACTCCGCCGATATCCGCCATCTCACGAACAGTCCCACCTACAAGTATCTCACCACTCCAACCGTGTTCCGCTGCCCCGCCGACCAGGCGCAGTTGCGGGTTGGCGGGAAGCTGTTGCCGCGCAGCCGCAGTTATACGATGAACGCGTTCCTGGGCGA
This genomic interval from Verrucomicrobiota bacterium contains the following:
- a CDS encoding prepilin-type N-terminal cleavage/methylation domain-containing protein produces the protein MKMQNSRSGAARGFTLIELLVVIAIIAILAGMLLPALSRAKLKAGGIACLNNAKQLGLAYVMYGQDFDDVCLGPFSSRMAPAWVEGGMFGAADSADIRHLTNSPTYKYLTTPTVFRCPADQAQLRVGGKLLPRSRSYTMNAFLGDTSTSWVQNNAQKYKVAKKFSDFTSPGASDVYILIDEHENSINDSHFFPFDNLRTFANNTPWLDAPSGRHGNAAGLTFADGHSAIKKWRSNVSGFRRKGGEAVPNDISWLPRADKNDWTWFTEHIASLK